From Desmodus rotundus isolate HL8 chromosome 12, HLdesRot8A.1, whole genome shotgun sequence, one genomic window encodes:
- the GINS3 gene encoding DNA replication complex GINS protein PSF3 — MSEAYFKVESGALGPEENFLSLDDILMSHEKLPVRTEIPIPRLGAFFPERSGGADTDNAIAQGAKLELPLWLAKGLFDNKRRILSVELPKIYQEGWRTVFSADANVVDLHKMGPHFYGFGSQLLHFDSPENPDISQSLLQTFIGRFRRIMDSSQNAYNEDTSALVAKLDEMERGLFQTGQRGLNDFQCWEKGQASQITASSLVQNYKKRKFPDLEN, encoded by the exons ATGTCCGAGGCTTATTTTAAGGTGGAGTCGGGGGCGCTGGGACCTGAGGAGAACTTTCTTTCCTTGGACGACATCCTGATGTCCCACGAGAAGCTCCCGGTGCGCACAGAGATTCCCATTCCACGCCTCGGCGCTTTCTTCCCGGAGCGGAGCGGAGGGGCCGACACAGACAACGCCATCGCCCAG GGCGCAAAGCTGGAACTCCCCTTGTGGCTGGCCAAAGGACTTTTCGACAACAAGCGGCGGATCCTCTCTGTGGAGCTTCCCAAGATCTACCAAGAGGGGTGGAGGACCGTGTTCAGCGCAGACGCCAACGTGGTGGACCTGCACAAAATGGGGCCCCACTTCTATGGCTTTGGCTCCCAGCTCCTGCATTTTGACAGTCCGGAGAACCCGGACATTTCCCAGTCGCTCCTGCAG ACATTTATTGGACGCTTCCGCCGCATCATGGACTCCTCCCAGAACGCTTACAATGAAGACACTTCGGCGCTGGTGGCCAAGCTGGATGAGATGGAGAGGGGCTTGTTTCAaacagggcagaggggactgaATGACTTCCAGTGTTGGGAGAAGGGGCAGGCTTCCCAGATCACAGCCTCCAGCCTCGTTCAGAACTACAAGAAGAGGAAGTTCCCTGACCTGGAGAACTGA